The following coding sequences are from one Diceros bicornis minor isolate mBicDic1 chromosome 32 unlocalized genomic scaffold, mDicBic1.mat.cur SUPER_32_unloc_2, whole genome shotgun sequence window:
- the LOC131402212 gene encoding uncharacterized protein LOC131402212 isoform X4, producing MEHTPGAWSLSPHVFLPPVASLGWFLSCLLPTCRHPRTHDLLYPLGANGWSQPGSLTFHTMGLSGQRQSTEGGWKERPDPQGPGCQTHRSHYGSCPHPLHLRSCCPQRPRPKPRQPVPAAKSPGNRPLPPSQPPWRSSPRQAALCAWGLGAGPEGST from the exons atggagcacaccccaggggcttggagcctcagccctcacgtgttcctgcctcctgttgcctccctgggatggtttctcagctgcttgctccCCACATgccggcaccccagaacccatgacctcctctatcctctgggagcaaatgggtggagtcagccaggaagtctcacattccaca ccatgggcttgtcaggccagcgccagagcaccgagggtggatggaaagagcgtccagacccgcagggacctggttgtcagacgcacaggtctcactatgggagctgcccccacccACTCCACCTGAGGAGCTGCTGCCCCCaacggccccgccccaaaccacgccagccagtcccagcggctaagagtccag gtaaccgGCCATTGCCGCCCAGTCAACCACCCTGGCGGTCCAGCCCgaggcaggcagcactctgtgcttggggcctcggggccggtccagaag gctccacataa
- the LOC131402212 gene encoding uncharacterized protein LOC131402212 isoform X3 produces MEHTPGAWSLSPHVFLPPVASLGWFLSCLLPTCRHPRTHDLLYPLGANGWSQPGSLTFHTMGLSGQRQSTEGGWKERPDPQGPGCQTHRSHYGSCPHPLHLRSCCPQRPRPKPRQPVPAAKSPGNRPLPPSQPPWRSSPRQAALCAWGLGAGPEGSLP; encoded by the exons atggagcacaccccaggggcttggagcctcagccctcacgtgttcctgcctcctgttgcctccctgggatggtttctcagctgcttgctccCCACATgccggcaccccagaacccatgacctcctctatcctctgggagcaaatgggtggagtcagccaggaagtctcacattccaca ccatgggcttgtcaggccagcgccagagcaccgagggtggatggaaagagcgtccagacccgcagggacctggttgtcagacgcacaggtctcactatgggagctgcccccacccACTCCACCTGAGGAGCTGCTGCCCCCaacggccccgccccaaaccacgccagccagtcccagcggctaagagtccag gtaaccgGCCATTGCCGCCCAGTCAACCACCCTGGCGGTCCAGCCCgaggcaggcagcactctgtgcttggggcctcggggccggtccagaag ggagcctgccttga